From the genome of Acidimicrobiales bacterium, one region includes:
- the treY gene encoding malto-oligosyltrehalose synthase — protein sequence MNATADERRAASTYRLQLTPSFGFAAAASVVPYLAALGITDVYLSPIFEARPGSTHGYDVVDPTRVRAELGGDDGFAHLRDTVDAAGLRLLVDIVPNHMAAADANRWWRDPAYAYVFDRDRETGRYRRFFDYDELAAVRQEEPRVFQLTHRRIAELAVEGMRVDHVDGLRDPRGYLERLRAMAPERYVVVEKILEGDEALPRTWPVAGTTGYEFASRVLGLFVDPAALPALDALYVDLTGDRRTWSDAVRAGKAHALDAGLRQDVARVARAFGDASLADVIRALAIEWPVYRTYTRRGDVSPADVAVIEATCARVRTLMPDRVDAIDRVERALLRVGGGDEGADRFQMLTGPAMAKGVEDRAFYDYTRFVALNEVGGNPDAFGVSVAEWHAACARAAELHPAGMLTTATHDTKRGEDVRARLAAITARPGWWADHAAKWMVSHDGIDGPTAYLLLQTVVGAWPINEERLAAYMRKAVREAGTHTSWGEPDDAYERAVDAAARAAASDAALPELVESLAPAGNVNALAQTLLRLTAPGVPDTYQGTEFWDLSLVDPDNRRPVDFDLRARTLASRGGDGWAKMAVIAAALEARRAFPQAFAGAYRPIESDEGVVAFARGDDVVVVVPVRPGADVARVALPAGGWTNRLEGSPVALFTR from the coding sequence ATGAACGCAACCGCTGACGAACGCCGCGCGGCGTCCACCTACCGCCTTCAGCTGACGCCGTCGTTCGGTTTCGCCGCCGCGGCGTCGGTCGTGCCGTATCTCGCTGCCCTCGGCATCACCGACGTGTACCTGTCGCCGATCTTCGAGGCGCGGCCCGGTAGCACGCACGGCTACGACGTCGTCGATCCGACGCGCGTACGCGCCGAGCTCGGCGGCGACGACGGCTTCGCCCACCTGCGCGACACCGTGGACGCGGCCGGGCTGCGCTTGCTCGTCGACATCGTGCCCAACCACATGGCCGCCGCCGACGCCAACCGCTGGTGGCGCGATCCGGCCTACGCGTACGTGTTCGACCGCGACCGGGAGACGGGAAGGTACCGGCGTTTCTTCGACTACGACGAGCTCGCGGCGGTGCGCCAGGAAGAGCCCCGCGTCTTCCAGCTGACGCACCGGCGCATCGCCGAGCTGGCCGTCGAAGGGATGCGGGTCGACCACGTCGACGGACTGCGCGACCCGCGCGGGTATCTCGAACGGCTGCGGGCGATGGCCCCCGAGCGGTACGTCGTGGTCGAGAAGATCCTTGAAGGCGACGAGGCGTTGCCCCGTACGTGGCCGGTTGCGGGCACCACGGGATACGAATTCGCGTCGCGGGTGCTCGGCTTGTTCGTCGACCCCGCCGCGCTCCCCGCACTCGACGCTCTCTACGTCGACCTGACCGGCGACCGCCGCACGTGGAGCGACGCCGTGCGCGCCGGCAAGGCGCACGCCCTCGATGCCGGCTTACGCCAGGATGTCGCCCGGGTGGCGCGCGCCTTCGGCGACGCCTCGCTGGCCGACGTGATTCGCGCACTGGCGATCGAGTGGCCGGTGTACCGCACCTACACGCGCCGCGGTGACGTGTCGCCCGCCGACGTCGCCGTGATCGAGGCGACGTGTGCTCGCGTGCGGACGCTGATGCCCGACCGCGTCGACGCCATCGACCGCGTGGAACGAGCGCTGCTGCGCGTCGGCGGCGGTGACGAGGGTGCTGACCGCTTCCAGATGCTGACCGGCCCGGCGATGGCGAAGGGCGTCGAGGATCGCGCCTTCTACGACTACACCCGCTTCGTGGCCCTCAACGAAGTGGGTGGCAACCCGGACGCGTTCGGTGTGTCCGTCGCGGAGTGGCACGCGGCGTGCGCGCGTGCGGCCGAATTGCATCCGGCCGGCATGCTCACGACGGCGACGCACGACACCAAGCGCGGCGAGGACGTGCGCGCCCGGCTGGCGGCGATCACGGCGCGGCCCGGCTGGTGGGCGGACCACGCCGCAAAGTGGATGGTCAGCCACGACGGTATCGACGGGCCGACCGCCTATCTCTTGCTCCAGACCGTCGTCGGCGCGTGGCCGATCAACGAGGAGCGGTTGGCGGCCTACATGCGCAAGGCAGTGCGCGAGGCCGGTACGCACACGTCGTGGGGGGAGCCCGACGACGCCTACGAGCGCGCCGTCGACGCCGCGGCGCGCGCCGCGGCGAGCGACGCGGCGCTGCCTGAACTGGTCGAGTCGCTGGCCCCGGCGGGAAACGTAAACGCGCTGGCGCAGACGTTGCTGCGGCTGACGGCGCCCGGCGTGCCTGATACGTACCAGGGCACCGAGTTCTGGGATCTGTCGCTCGTCGATCCCGACAACCGTCGCCCGGTCGACTTCGACCTGCGGGCCAGGACGCTGGCGAGTCGCGGCGGCGACGGCTGGGCCAAGATGGCGGTGATCGCCGCCGCGCTCGAAGCGCGCCGTGCGTTCCCGCAGGCCTTCGCTGGCGCGTATCGCCCGATCGAAAGCGACGAAGGCGTGGTGGCCTTCGCCCGCGGCGACGACGTCGTGGTTGTCGTGCCGGTGCGCCCCGGTGCCGACGTGGCGCGGGTGGCGCTGCCCGCAGGCGGGTGGACGAACCGACTCGAGGGCTCGCCCGTAGCCCTCTTCACCCGTTGA
- a CDS encoding alpha-amylase family glycosyl hydrolase produces the protein MTRPRVWAPDASSVVLDRNGAPVPMTRAGEWWEAPCELGDGDRYTFALDGGAPMPDPRSARQPDGVHDASAVVTLVPPPSFTPPPLADSIVYELHVGTFTEGGTFTSAIDRLDDLVDLGVTTVEVMPIAAFPGTRGWGYDGVDLYAPHEHYGGPAGFRAFVDGCHRRGLAVILDVVYNHLGPDGNYLPAFGPYFTDRYETPWGPALNLDGPGSAEVRAFIVDNALQWLRDYAVDGLRLDAVHALYDQSPTHVLEELADAAHGLDTPKLVIAEHETLEPRLVDDYGLDGQWFDAFHHALHSLLTGEQGGYYKGFGTLDRLVAALAVGDVDPSRLVGFAQNHDQIGNRARGERLCHLVGPEKQRIAAALVVLGPFTPLLFMGEEWAASTPFQYFTDHQNPALGQAVRDGRRSEFAAFGWKPEDVPDPQNPDTFAASALRWDERETPPHARMLAFHRDLIALRKANPGPVTVTSPAPNRLEMHRGSLEVRVDLVNNALEIGGSGYGHP, from the coding sequence TTGACCCGCCCGCGGGTGTGGGCGCCGGACGCGTCGAGCGTCGTCCTCGACCGCAACGGCGCGCCCGTACCCATGACGCGGGCGGGCGAGTGGTGGGAAGCGCCGTGTGAGCTCGGCGACGGCGACCGGTACACCTTCGCGCTCGATGGTGGCGCGCCGATGCCCGACCCGCGCAGCGCGCGCCAGCCCGACGGCGTACACGATGCCTCGGCCGTGGTGACGCTTGTTCCGCCACCGTCCTTCACGCCGCCGCCGCTGGCGGACTCGATCGTCTACGAACTCCACGTCGGGACCTTCACCGAAGGTGGCACCTTCACGTCCGCGATCGATCGGCTCGACGACCTGGTCGACCTCGGCGTCACGACGGTCGAGGTGATGCCGATCGCCGCCTTTCCGGGCACCCGCGGGTGGGGCTACGACGGCGTCGACCTCTACGCGCCGCACGAGCACTACGGCGGCCCGGCGGGTTTCCGCGCCTTCGTCGACGGCTGCCACCGCCGCGGTCTCGCCGTCATCCTCGACGTCGTCTACAACCACCTCGGACCAGACGGGAACTACCTGCCGGCATTCGGCCCGTACTTCACCGACCGTTACGAGACGCCGTGGGGCCCGGCGCTGAACCTCGACGGTCCCGGCAGCGCCGAAGTCCGCGCCTTCATCGTCGACAACGCGCTCCAGTGGCTGCGCGACTACGCCGTCGACGGCCTGCGGCTCGACGCGGTGCACGCACTGTACGACCAGTCGCCGACCCACGTTCTCGAGGAGCTGGCCGACGCGGCGCACGGCCTCGACACGCCCAAGCTCGTGATCGCCGAGCACGAAACCCTCGAACCGCGCTTGGTCGACGACTATGGCCTCGACGGCCAGTGGTTCGACGCGTTCCACCACGCGTTGCACTCGCTGCTCACCGGCGAGCAGGGCGGCTACTACAAGGGCTTCGGCACGCTCGACCGCTTGGTGGCCGCGCTAGCCGTCGGCGACGTCGACCCGAGTCGCCTCGTGGGCTTCGCCCAGAACCACGACCAGATTGGCAATCGTGCCCGCGGCGAGCGGCTGTGCCACCTTGTCGGGCCAGAGAAGCAACGGATCGCCGCCGCCCTCGTAGTGCTCGGCCCGTTCACGCCGCTGCTGTTCATGGGCGAGGAGTGGGCGGCGTCGACGCCGTTCCAGTACTTCACGGATCACCAGAACCCGGCGCTGGGGCAGGCGGTGCGCGACGGCCGCCGGAGCGAGTTCGCCGCGTTCGGTTGGAAGCCCGAGGACGTCCCGGATCCACAAAATCCCGACACCTTCGCCGCGTCCGCGCTGCGATGGGACGAGCGTGAAACGCCGCCGCACGCCCGCATGCTGGCGTTTCACCGTGACCTCATCGCGCTACGCAAAGCGAACCCGGGGCCGGTCACGGTTACGTCGCCGGCCCCGAACCGCCTCGAGATGCATCGAGGCAGCCTCGAAGTCCGTGTCGATCTGGTGAACAACGCATTGGAGATCGGCGGCAGCGGGTACGGCCATCCCTGA
- a CDS encoding alpha-1,4-glucan--maltose-1-phosphate maltosyltransferase, which translates to MKRGIVVDNVRPRTPTGLPAKGVVGRRLRVSADIFRDGHHVLAARVAWRVAGSKKWQVTPMAAGVNDAWAASLEPTELGLHEFYVEAWTDAFGTWRHDTAAKLHANADVDLELEEGARLLESRTRRLHRVDREHVRYALEALRDPQRPAQERFDAALTPELVGALSELSGSDATKSPVQRVWIDRERAAVGAWYELFPRSYGGLRGATARLDAVAAMGFDVVYLPPVHPIGSSFRKGRDNSLTPDDSDPGSPWAIGNASGGHTAIEPALGDIADFDAFVARADELHLDVALDYALQCSPDHPWVAEHPEWFHQRPDGSIQYAENPPKKYQDIYPINFWPDEESDRRALWDACKEVVDFWIGHGVRIFRVDNPHTKPLTFWEWLIAQVHADHPDIVFLSEAFTRPKMMAKLAEVGFSQSYTYFTWRTSKHELRDYVEELAYGPTVDYMRPNFWPTTPDILSGPLRNGHPGVFKQRLVLAATLSPSYGVYSGYELCENEPFSDGNEEFLHSEKYEIKHRDFDRPDSLAPFLTRLNEIRRHHPALTELDNVTFHHSGNDEMLVYSKATADGSDVVLVVVNLDPHNPQEDTLGLDVWALGVGDRGRYEAHDEITDTTFVWYGANPYVRLSPAEPAHILHIREAHP; encoded by the coding sequence ATGAAGCGCGGGATCGTCGTCGACAACGTGCGTCCACGCACGCCCACCGGTCTGCCGGCGAAGGGAGTCGTCGGCCGCCGCTTGCGCGTGTCGGCCGACATCTTCCGCGACGGCCACCATGTGCTGGCGGCGCGGGTGGCATGGCGGGTGGCGGGCAGCAAGAAGTGGCAGGTCACGCCCATGGCGGCTGGAGTGAACGACGCCTGGGCCGCCAGCCTCGAGCCGACCGAACTCGGGCTGCACGAGTTCTACGTCGAAGCGTGGACCGACGCCTTTGGGACGTGGCGCCACGACACCGCGGCGAAGTTGCACGCCAACGCGGACGTCGATCTCGAACTGGAAGAGGGGGCTCGCCTGCTCGAGAGCCGGACGCGCCGGCTGCACCGGGTCGACCGCGAGCACGTGCGCTACGCCCTCGAAGCGCTGCGGGACCCGCAGCGCCCGGCGCAGGAACGATTCGACGCGGCGCTCACGCCCGAGCTCGTCGGGGCGCTGTCGGAGCTGTCGGGCAGCGACGCCACCAAGTCGCCGGTCCAGCGCGTGTGGATCGACCGCGAGCGCGCCGCGGTGGGCGCGTGGTACGAGCTGTTTCCGCGTTCCTACGGCGGCTTGCGCGGCGCCACGGCGCGCCTCGACGCCGTGGCCGCCATGGGCTTCGACGTGGTGTACTTACCGCCGGTCCACCCGATCGGCAGCAGCTTTCGCAAGGGTCGCGACAACTCGCTGACGCCCGACGACTCCGATCCCGGGAGCCCGTGGGCCATCGGCAACGCGTCGGGCGGCCACACCGCGATCGAGCCCGCGCTGGGCGACATCGCCGACTTCGACGCCTTCGTAGCCCGCGCCGACGAACTGCACCTCGACGTCGCGCTCGACTACGCCCTGCAGTGCTCGCCGGATCATCCGTGGGTCGCGGAACACCCCGAGTGGTTCCACCAGCGGCCCGATGGGTCGATCCAGTATGCCGAGAACCCGCCGAAGAAGTACCAGGACATCTACCCGATCAACTTCTGGCCCGACGAGGAGTCGGACCGGCGGGCGCTGTGGGACGCATGCAAGGAAGTCGTCGACTTCTGGATCGGCCACGGCGTGCGCATCTTCCGCGTCGACAACCCGCACACGAAACCCCTCACGTTCTGGGAGTGGCTGATCGCCCAGGTGCACGCCGACCACCCCGACATCGTCTTCCTGTCCGAGGCGTTCACGCGGCCGAAGATGATGGCCAAGCTCGCCGAAGTCGGCTTCAGCCAGAGCTATACGTACTTCACGTGGCGGACGTCGAAGCACGAGTTGCGCGACTACGTCGAGGAACTCGCGTACGGCCCGACGGTCGATTACATGCGCCCGAACTTCTGGCCGACGACGCCCGACATCCTCAGTGGGCCGCTGCGCAACGGTCATCCCGGTGTGTTCAAGCAACGCCTGGTGCTGGCGGCGACGCTGAGCCCGTCCTACGGCGTCTACAGCGGGTACGAACTGTGTGAGAACGAACCATTCTCCGACGGCAACGAAGAGTTCCTGCATTCGGAGAAGTACGAGATCAAGCACCGAGACTTCGACCGACCGGACTCGCTGGCGCCGTTCCTGACGCGGCTCAACGAGATCCGCCGACACCACCCAGCGCTGACCGAGCTCGACAACGTCACCTTTCACCACAGCGGCAACGACGAGATGCTCGTGTACTCGAAGGCGACGGCTGACGGCAGTGACGTCGTGCTCGTCGTCGTCAACCTCGACCCCCACAACCCGCAGGAGGACACGCTGGGCCTCGACGTGTGGGCCCTCGGCGTCGGCGACCGCGGGCGTTATGAGGCCCACGACGAGATCACCGACACCACCTTTGTCTGGTACGGCGCCAACCCGTACGTGCGCTTGTCGCCGGCCGAGCCGGCGCACATCCTCCACATTCGCGAGGCGCATCCGTGA
- the treS gene encoding maltose alpha-D-glucosyltransferase, which yields MTATDHATQLSLVMPPRDPTWYQRAVFYEVLTRGFYDGNADGTGDLRGLIEKLDYIEWLGVDCLWLLPFYKSPLRDGGYDISDFFSVLPEYGDIDDVSELIEQAHRRGIRIIADLVMNHTSDQHPWFQESRQGRVNPKADWYVWNDEDTRWSEARVIFVDTEPSNWSWDARRGQYYWHRFFSHQPDLNYDNLDVQAAMFDVLRFWLDRGLDGFRLDAVPYLFERDGTNGENLPETHEYLKQVRKEVDALYPDRVLLAEANQWPADVVDYFGDGDECHMAFHFPVMPRIFMAVRREQRYPITEILAQTPDIPAGCQWGIFLRNHDELTLEMVTDEERDYMYAEYAKDPRMKVNIGIRRRLAPLVDNNDNLAELLHALLFSLPGSPVLYYGDELGMGDNIYLGDRDSVRTPMQWSPDRNGGFSRADFAQLYLPPLMDSVYGYQACNVEAQMKNPSSLLHWMRRMIAVRKQHPLFGVGSFDIVHCDNPSVLAFIREHENDVVLCVNNLSSRAQPVELPLQRFDGYAPVELLGRVPFPRIGELPYFITLPPHGFFWFQLCPGEEQ from the coding sequence GTGACCGCGACCGATCACGCCACCCAGCTGTCGCTGGTGATGCCGCCCCGCGATCCCACCTGGTACCAACGCGCCGTCTTCTACGAAGTGCTCACTCGCGGCTTCTACGACGGCAACGCCGACGGCACCGGCGATCTGCGCGGCCTCATCGAGAAGCTCGACTACATCGAGTGGCTCGGCGTGGACTGCCTGTGGCTGTTGCCGTTCTACAAGTCGCCGCTGCGCGACGGCGGCTACGACATCAGCGACTTTTTCTCGGTCCTGCCCGAGTACGGCGACATCGACGACGTGAGCGAGTTGATCGAGCAGGCGCATCGGCGCGGCATCCGCATCATCGCCGACCTCGTCATGAACCACACCAGCGATCAGCACCCGTGGTTTCAGGAGTCGCGGCAAGGCCGAGTCAACCCGAAGGCCGACTGGTACGTGTGGAACGACGAGGACACGCGCTGGTCCGAAGCACGGGTGATCTTCGTCGACACCGAGCCGTCGAACTGGTCGTGGGACGCGCGCCGCGGTCAGTACTACTGGCACCGCTTCTTCAGCCATCAGCCGGACCTGAACTACGACAACCTCGATGTGCAGGCGGCGATGTTCGACGTGTTGCGCTTCTGGCTCGACCGCGGCCTCGACGGCTTCCGCCTCGACGCCGTGCCGTACCTGTTCGAGCGCGACGGCACCAACGGCGAGAACCTGCCCGAGACGCACGAGTACCTGAAACAGGTCCGCAAGGAAGTCGACGCGCTGTACCCCGACCGCGTGTTGCTGGCCGAGGCGAACCAGTGGCCCGCCGACGTCGTCGACTACTTCGGCGACGGCGACGAGTGCCACATGGCGTTCCACTTCCCGGTCATGCCCCGCATCTTCATGGCCGTACGGCGCGAGCAGCGCTATCCGATCACGGAGATCCTGGCGCAGACGCCTGACATTCCTGCGGGCTGCCAGTGGGGCATTTTCCTGCGTAACCACGACGAGTTGACCCTGGAGATGGTCACCGACGAAGAGCGCGACTACATGTACGCCGAGTACGCCAAAGACCCGCGCATGAAGGTGAACATCGGCATTCGCCGCCGCCTGGCGCCGCTCGTGGACAACAACGACAACCTCGCCGAGTTGTTGCACGCGCTGCTCTTCAGCCTCCCCGGCAGTCCCGTCCTGTACTACGGCGACGAACTCGGGATGGGCGACAACATCTACCTCGGCGATCGCGACTCGGTGCGCACGCCGATGCAGTGGTCGCCTGACCGCAACGGCGGCTTCAGCCGCGCCGACTTCGCCCAGCTGTACCTGCCCCCGCTTATGGATTCGGTCTACGGGTACCAGGCGTGCAACGTCGAAGCCCAGATGAAGAACCCGTCGTCGTTGCTGCATTGGATGCGCCGCATGATCGCGGTCCGCAAGCAGCATCCGTTGTTCGGCGTCGGCTCGTTCGACATCGTCCACTGCGACAACCCCTCGGTGCTGGCGTTCATCCGTGAGCACGAGAACGACGTCGTGCTGTGTGTGAACAATCTCTCGTCGCGGGCGCAACCCGTCGAGCTGCCGCTCCAGCGCTTCGACGGCTACGCGCCCGTCGAACTGCTTGGCCGCGTGCCATTCCCGCGCATCGGTGAGTTGCCGTACTTCATCACCCTGCCGCCGCACGGGTTCTTTTGGTTCCAACTGTGTCCGGGCGAAGAACAGTGA
- the glgB gene encoding 1,4-alpha-glucan branching protein GlgB yields MTVTVSDELARVTRGEHRDPHRVLGPHAEGNQVIVRVLRPDATAVDIVTAEGVTAARPVQPDGLYEAALPGPQVPDYQLRITRRDGASFTVEDPYRFWPTIGELDLHLFGEGRHHALWRVLGARPMQHQGVTGTAFAVWAPNARSVRVVGDFNSWDDRVHPMRQLGSSGVWELFVPHAGSGDHYKYVVVDAWGQRRPKADPMATATELPPGTASRVYASAHEWHDEDWMQQRRGWDRLHAPISTYEVHLGSWRRCPEEGDRPLSYREAADALADHALSLGFSHVELLPVAEHPFGGSWGYQVTSYYAPTSRFGEPDDFRAFVDTLHQRGLGVIVDWVPAHFPRDDWALANFDGTALYEHADPRRGAHPDWGTLVFNFGRHEVRNFLVANALYWCQEFHVDGLRVDAVASMLYLDYSRKDGEWLPNRHGGRENLEAIDFLREVNELVHGQHPGAMVIAEESTAWPSVSRPTYLGGLGFTFKWNMGWMHDTLTYFSKDPIHRRYHHNQLTFGLLYAFSENFVLPLSHDEVVHGKGSLLNKMPGDRWQQLANLRALYGWMWAHPGKKLLFMGGEIAQEREWSHDRSIDWHLLNLPEHAGVQALVGTLNEVFRREPALHQRDVDEAGFRWIDASDVDNNVLSFMRVGGDDARPVVCIANLSPVVHHDYRVGLPQGGEWVEVVNTDDTRFGGSGVLNGSVIADDAPWHGLAYSAGFTLPPLGVCWFAPTT; encoded by the coding sequence ATGACCGTCACCGTCAGCGACGAACTGGCGCGGGTGACACGCGGTGAACACCGCGATCCCCACCGCGTGCTCGGCCCGCACGCCGAGGGCAACCAGGTAATCGTGCGCGTGCTGCGCCCCGACGCCACTGCCGTCGACATCGTGACGGCCGAGGGTGTCACCGCAGCGCGCCCGGTGCAGCCCGACGGCCTCTACGAAGCGGCCCTGCCCGGCCCGCAGGTGCCCGACTACCAACTGCGGATCACGCGGCGCGACGGCGCGTCGTTCACCGTCGAGGACCCGTACCGCTTCTGGCCCACCATCGGCGAGCTCGACTTGCACCTTTTCGGTGAGGGGCGGCATCACGCGCTGTGGCGGGTGCTCGGCGCCCGGCCTATGCAGCATCAGGGCGTGACGGGGACGGCCTTCGCCGTGTGGGCGCCCAACGCCCGCAGCGTGCGCGTGGTGGGCGACTTCAACAGCTGGGACGACCGCGTCCATCCAATGCGCCAACTCGGCTCGTCGGGCGTGTGGGAGCTGTTCGTTCCTCACGCCGGCAGCGGCGATCACTACAAGTACGTCGTCGTCGACGCCTGGGGCCAGCGCCGCCCGAAGGCCGACCCCATGGCGACGGCCACGGAGTTGCCGCCCGGAACCGCCAGCCGCGTGTACGCCAGCGCCCACGAGTGGCACGACGAGGACTGGATGCAGCAGCGCCGCGGGTGGGACCGCCTGCACGCGCCGATCTCGACCTACGAGGTGCATCTCGGATCGTGGCGGCGCTGCCCTGAAGAGGGCGACCGCCCGCTCAGCTACCGCGAGGCGGCGGACGCGCTCGCCGATCACGCGCTGTCGCTCGGGTTCTCCCACGTCGAACTACTGCCTGTCGCCGAGCACCCCTTCGGTGGGTCGTGGGGCTACCAGGTCACGTCGTACTACGCGCCCACGTCGCGCTTCGGCGAGCCCGACGACTTCCGCGCCTTCGTCGACACGCTGCACCAGCGCGGCCTCGGCGTCATCGTCGACTGGGTGCCGGCGCACTTCCCCCGCGACGACTGGGCGCTGGCCAACTTCGACGGCACCGCGCTGTACGAGCACGCCGACCCGCGCCGGGGCGCGCACCCCGACTGGGGCACGTTGGTGTTCAACTTCGGCCGCCACGAAGTGCGCAACTTCCTCGTGGCCAACGCGCTGTATTGGTGCCAGGAGTTCCACGTCGACGGGCTGCGCGTCGACGCCGTCGCGTCGATGCTGTACCTCGACTACTCGCGTAAGGACGGCGAGTGGCTGCCCAACCGCCACGGTGGTCGGGAGAACCTCGAGGCCATCGACTTCCTGCGCGAGGTCAACGAGCTCGTGCACGGCCAGCACCCCGGTGCCATGGTGATCGCCGAAGAGTCGACGGCGTGGCCGTCGGTGTCACGGCCCACGTATTTGGGCGGGCTCGGCTTCACCTTCAAGTGGAATATGGGCTGGATGCACGACACGCTCACGTACTTCTCGAAGGATCCGATCCATCGGCGCTATCACCACAACCAGCTCACCTTCGGGCTGCTGTACGCCTTCAGCGAGAACTTCGTGCTGCCGCTGAGCCACGACGAAGTCGTGCACGGCAAGGGCTCGCTGCTCAACAAGATGCCGGGCGATCGCTGGCAGCAGCTGGCGAACCTGCGGGCGCTGTACGGCTGGATGTGGGCGCACCCCGGCAAGAAGCTGCTGTTCATGGGCGGCGAGATCGCGCAGGAACGCGAGTGGTCCCACGACCGCAGCATCGACTGGCACCTGCTCAACCTGCCGGAGCACGCGGGCGTACAGGCCCTCGTCGGCACGCTCAACGAGGTCTTCCGGCGCGAACCGGCGCTGCACCAGCGCGACGTCGACGAGGCGGGCTTCCGCTGGATCGACGCCAGCGACGTCGACAACAACGTGCTGTCGTTCATGCGAGTGGGCGGAGACGACGCCCGCCCCGTCGTGTGCATCGCCAATCTGTCGCCGGTGGTGCACCACGACTACCGCGTCGGCTTGCCGCAGGGCGGCGAGTGGGTCGAGGTCGTCAACACCGACGACACCCGCTTCGGCGGCAGCGGCGTACTGAACGGCTCCGTCATTGCCGACGATGCACCGTGGCACGGGCTGGCGTACTCGGCGGGCTTCACGCTGCCGCCGCTCGGCGTCTGCTGGTTCGCGCCGACCACCTGA
- a CDS encoding 4-alpha-glucanotransferase: protein MARAGVLGGLHAAAARRLLVRADHLTAVIVEPRYRDWKGEWRDVNPDTLKLVRDLVDEHPANEAAYEIANASPRYARRCVVPGERRLGLAVQVYSLWSERSAGIGDLADVASLARTSGADFLLLSPLHAPAPGFPQSASPYFPSSRQYRNPLHLRVDGLRLPNDPATPIDRDAVWRAKLAALEAEFVAFAGDPAFESYCALEGDDLMRYATFVDPHNVRFQQWIQWRIDEQLRAAAAAGASLVHDIAVGFDPAGADAWMWRGQLASGWHIGAPPDEFNTAGQDWGLPPFVPDKLAAVNYRPIEAALEAAAAHGAGLRIDHVMGLFRLFWIPEGAGPADGVYVRYPATELLDVVATVSQRHGVFVVGEDLGTVEPGVREALVARGILSYKVLSFEDDAPRAWPRLSLASAGTHDLPTLAAKGEDVDAVHARLRNANSVLVVFTAEDVLAMTDQPNRPGTDDPWNWSRRLPVPVEGLAARFAEQ from the coding sequence GTGGCACGGGCTGGCGTACTCGGCGGGCTTCACGCTGCCGCCGCTCGGCGTCTGCTGGTTCGCGCCGACCACCTGACGGCGGTGATCGTCGAGCCGCGCTACCGGGACTGGAAGGGTGAGTGGCGCGACGTCAACCCCGACACGCTCAAGCTCGTGCGCGACCTGGTCGACGAGCATCCGGCGAACGAAGCGGCCTACGAGATTGCCAACGCGTCGCCGCGCTACGCGCGCCGCTGCGTTGTTCCCGGCGAGCGGCGCCTCGGCCTGGCGGTGCAGGTGTACTCGCTGTGGTCGGAGCGCAGCGCCGGTATCGGCGATCTCGCCGACGTGGCGTCGCTGGCGCGAACCAGCGGCGCCGACTTCCTGCTGCTGAGCCCGCTGCACGCGCCGGCGCCGGGTTTTCCGCAGTCGGCGAGCCCGTACTTTCCGAGCTCGCGCCAGTACCGCAATCCGTTGCACCTGCGCGTCGACGGCTTGCGTCTGCCGAACGATCCGGCGACGCCGATCGACCGCGACGCCGTGTGGCGCGCCAAGCTCGCGGCGCTCGAGGCGGAGTTCGTTGCCTTTGCCGGTGACCCCGCCTTCGAGAGCTACTGCGCCCTCGAGGGCGACGACCTCATGCGCTACGCGACGTTCGTCGACCCGCACAACGTCCGGTTTCAGCAGTGGATCCAGTGGCGCATCGACGAGCAGTTGCGCGCCGCCGCGGCCGCCGGCGCCAGTCTCGTGCACGACATCGCGGTGGGCTTCGATCCCGCGGGTGCCGACGCGTGGATGTGGCGCGGGCAACTGGCGAGCGGCTGGCACATCGGCGCGCCGCCCGACGAGTTCAACACCGCGGGCCAAGACTGGGGCCTGCCGCCGTTCGTGCCCGACAAGCTCGCGGCGGTGAACTACCGCCCGATCGAAGCCGCGCTCGAGGCGGCGGCGGCCCACGGTGCGGGACTGCGCATCGACCACGTGATGGGCCTGTTCCGGCTGTTCTGGATTCCCGAGGGCGCCGGGCCGGCCGACGGCGTGTACGTGCGCTACCCGGCGACCGAACTGCTCGACGTCGTCGCCACGGTGAGCCAGCGCCACGGCGTGTTCGTGGTGGGCGAGGATCTCGGCACGGTCGAGCCCGGGGTGCGCGAAGCGCTGGTGGCGCGCGGCATCCTGTCCTACAAGGTGCTGTCGTTCGAAGACGACGCGCCGCGCGCGTGGCCGCGCCTCTCGCTGGCGTCGGCGGGTACCCATGACCTGCCGACGCTCGCGGCGAAGGGCGAGGACGTCGACGCGGTGCACGCGCGGCTGCGCAATGCCAACTCGGTGCTCGTCGTCTTCACCGCCGAAGACGTGCTGGCGATGACCGACCAGCCGAACCGTCCCGGCACCGACGATCCGTGGAACTGGTCGCGGCGGCTACCCGTCCCCGTCGAGGGGCTCGCCGCTCGCTTTGCCGAGCAGTGA